The Metabacillus schmidteae nucleotide sequence TCCATTGCATGTGCCATCGGAAATAGATCTGCTATGAACAGTAAGCCAGAATTCGTAATCGTCCCCGGCATCATATAAGCGCCACTAACAATCGGTATGAGGGGGATAACTGATGGGTAAATGGCATAAAATTGCTCCGGCGTCTTTACAAACCCGGTAATTAACATCGCTATACTAATCATACTAAAAATAAAGAACGCAGCAATTAAGATAATTAACCATAGCTGATCTCCCAGCTCATATTTCATCAAGTACTTAAACACCAAGAGTACAACAACTACTTGAAATAGTGTAATCAAAAAACTATAGAATATATACCCACTATACATCTTGGTCTTACTAATTGGTGATAGGATCATTCGATTCCAAATGCCAGAGACTTTATCATGTGTGACATTATTTACCTTTAGGCCAAGAATAAACATTGAAATTAAAAATGTAAAAGCAAATAATAATTGAGTACTCATGTTATAATTCGGAACTTTCTCACTTTCAAGTCCCTGAGTCTCCATTTGAAAAGGTGCTTCATTTAAATACCGTTCGAGTTCTTCTCTAACGTTTCCGTTTCCTTTTGATTGAACAATTGCACTAAATTGTGCCTCCTGTTGAAATACTTTGTCAACATGCTGCTGAACATACGAAACCGTTGGAAGCTCACTTGTAGCAACTAACCTGTAATCTGTCTCCATTAACTTTACAGCTACATCAAGCTTACCATCCCTTACGTCCTCGCGAGCTTCATTCGGTTCTACAACAACAAACTGAAAGGAGTCATCCACATTCAACAGTTCTTCCCATTTTTTCTCAATTTCTGAGGCGTTTTTTTCTTCACTGAAAATAGCTACCTTTGTCGGTGAATAAATACCTCCGGCAAAGACTAACGTTGCAAGAATACTCCCCGCGATAAATAACAGGATGAAGATAGGGTTGCGTTTATCCTTTGTAAATTGTGCCCATACTACTGAATTCACTACGCTTCCCCCTTTTTAGGATATAGAACTAAACCAATGACTGTCATTACGATAAAAAACACAACAAGGATCATACACGGGATGATGATGGTGGAAAACTCCTCAAATTGAACCCATTGTGTCATAATAGCTAAGGAAAGACCGTTCGGTGTCCACTCACCGATCTGTTGCAGCCAGTCAGGTAATAGATAAACAGGTACGAAACTTCCACCGATGATACCAAATAGAATGATGACGATCATAAAAATACCATTCGCTGCATCGATATCAGGGACTCTGAGTGATATGCTGGTAAAGACGGCAGATAACCCTGATATTGCTAAGGATAGTAATGTCACAATCCCAATGGTACCAAGCCAGAAGGAAATTGTCCGACCAGGAAATACATCTAAAATAAAGTGTGACGAAATAAATACAAACATAGTTTGTAACCAAGCTAAACAGAATGTTGAGACAACTTTACCTATTAGAAAATGAAATGGATGACTATTGGTCAATAAAATCCGATGGAATACTCGTTGTCTAATTTCTTCTCCTGTTTTCGTTGCTACGGTTGATGCAAGGAATAATGAAAACAACGCTCCGATTGCAATCGGAAAATACTGTGTGAGTGTAAAGCTTTCACCAGCTCCTATTTTCTCAATGCCTCCTTCTGGCAGGATAACTTCCTCCTGCGAGGCACCTCCCATTTTCTGTAGGGCAAACTGATAATTCATTTGATCCATAAACCCTTGGATTATTTGTGATATCGCGTTGGTATCATTCGTTTCCATTTCTACTTTATATTTCAATAGGGTAGTTGGCGGTTCTTCCATTATCGCTGAATACAAACTATCAGCAGTAAATCCATCGGGTATGATTAGAATTCCGTCTAATTCCCCTTCTTTTACTTTAGCAACTGCCTCAGTTTCCTTCATTTCATAAACCGTTACCCATTCCTTCAAATCATCACTTTGAAGATAATCTTCTAACATTGAAATAGGTTTTATTAAAGTTACTTGACCCATAATTTCCATTGTTTGCTCTTCATTTAATGAAGCCTCTTTGAGTAACCGTTCCTTTAATTGAGTCATTGTTTCTGTGTCGTTATCCTGATTCACGACTGCTAGTTGCAAATCCATCTTCGCATCATCATTGAAACCGAACAACCCGGCAAAAGCGAAGTTTAACACAAGGACTAAAATAATTGGAAGCACAAGTACGGTGATGATCTCCTTACGGTCACGCCAAAATATCAGTAAATCTTTTTTTATGAAACTTAACATAGGTACGCCTCCTTAGTCCCGTAATGTTCGACCAGTCAAATGAAGGAATACATCCTCCAAGCTAGGAGTTTCAGTATGAAAATTAACGATCTGGATATGATGTTGGTCAGCTAAATGAACGAGTTCACTGATTAAATGACTTCCTTTTTTCACAATTACTTTCATTTGCACATTAGAGGCTTCAACCTTACGAACCCCCTCTATCGTCTTTACATGCTCTACAAATGCTTCGTCCATCTTACTTAACTCCACTTTTAATGTATCCTCTGTTGACAAAATGCTTAAGAGCTCAGCCTTTGTACCTGAGGCAATAATTTCACCATGATCCATAACGTACAATCTGTCACAGAGTTGTTCTACTTCTTCCATATAATGACTTGTGTAAAGAATGGTTGTTCCATCTTTTTTATTTAAATGCCGAACCATTTCAAGAATATGATTTCTCGATTGTGGATCTATTCCAACAGTAGGTTCATCCAAGATAAGTATTTTCGGTTGATGTAATAAGGCTGCTGCTATATTAACCCTGCGTTTCATTCCACCGGAAAATGTTTTGACTAAATCCTTTTGGCGTTCTTTTAATCCAACAATATCTAAAGCATTTTGAATACTTTTCTCCAATTCCTTTCCTTTGATTTTATAGATAGATCCAAAAAATTTGAGATTTTCGTAGGCTGATAGCTCTTGATAAAGCGCTAATTCCTGTGGTACGACACCTAGAATATTTCGAATTTCACTTGGTTTCTCGACAAGGTTTACACCATTTAGCTTTATCTCACCGCTTGTTGGCTTAATCAAACTTGATATCATTGAAATTGTTGTTGATTTTCCAGCTCCATTTGGTCCTAATAAGCCAACAGATTCACCTTGATCCAAATATAAGTTCACTTCTTGCACAGCGGTTTTTCCTTTAAATGTCTTTACTAAATTGATTGTCTCAAGCACGAGTTTGCCTCCTTTGATGTTTTAATCAATACCATGTTTGTATCTTAAAACAAAAAAACCAAAGTCACTACTGACTCTGGTCACTGTATGAAACGACACTTATTACTTTTGTCACTTTTTTAACTTCAGACAAGTCGATTGCGAATGGCATAAATTGCTAACTGTGTCCGGTCCCTTAGTTCTAATTTCTCTAAAATCATACTTGTTTGATTTTTGACTGTTCCGACCGACAAGCCCAGCCGTTCTGCTACTTCCTTATTATTTAATCCTTCACCAATAGAAGCTAAAATCGCTCTTTCCCTGGGCGTTAGTCGCGGATCTATCGATTTCTCCACCTGCTTTTGAAGCAAGACAGGCATTACTTTTGCAGCCACCTTATCTTCAAGTGAAAGTCCGCCATTTAATGCGCTTTTTATTGACCGAATAAGTGATTCTGTATCACCATTTTTCAGCATATAACCACTTACACCCAATTTTAATGCTTCCATCACATATTCTTGGTCATCAAATGTTGTAAGTATTAGAATTTTCATTAGAGGGAAACGTGACCGTAATATTTTTGCTGATTCAATTCCATCCATTACTGGCATGCGTATATCTAAAATGGCTACATCAAAACCCTGCTTCTCACATAGGTTGATAGCTTCCTTGCCATTATCAGTTTCTCCGGTTACTTTTATCTCATCATCTGTTTCAATCATTGCCTTTAACCCTTGACGTACCATCACTTGATCTTCAGCAAGTAAAACTTTAATCATATGACACTCTCCGTTCAATTAAACGTATACTCCCTCTCACGATAAAATGGCGTTCATTTTGATCGATTTCTAGTGAACCTCCGACTTTTTCTAATCGATCACGCATCGCTTTCAATCCATATCCTTCGTGAAAAGTAGAATGAGAGGGAGCTTCATTGAATACTTCAAATCTAAAAATACTTCCACCGGGGGATTCAAACGATACATGTGCTTCTCTCGCAGAGCTGTGCTTCATTATATTTGTCAGGGCTTCTTGTACAGCACGATAGATCGCAAAAGACTGCTCCCCTGTTAGCGGGACGGCAAATGCGCCATGTTTAACAGAAAAATTTATTTTCATAAAGTTTTCCATTTCTAATTTCCGAATTAGGCGAATTACACCTTGTAAGCCGCCAACTTCCGGCTGTTTAAAAGACTTAACAGCGCTTCTTGTTTCCTCTAAGCTTTGCTCCGCAAGTTGTTTCAGCGTTGCTATTTTTTCCTGATCCTTTTCATCTGCTTGTATTCGGAATACCTCAAACTGCATAATAAGTGCTGTGAGTTTATGCCCAACAGAATCATGTATTTCATGACCAATAAGCATACGCTCGTCCTGTCTCGTTTGTTCTTCTGCCATAACTAGCTGTCTTTTCATCTTCCTATACTCATCAAGTAAAGCATCATTCTTTTGACGAGTTTCTTTTTCTCGTTTATGTACACCATGATAATGAAATAATGCTGAGATTAATAAGAAATAAAAAAAGGTATACCACGTTATATGTGGAACTGTAAGATTTGATTGTAAAACAAGCGATGTTAAACAACCTGTTTGTACTACAACCACTAAAAAGCCTTTCAATCGCGGTAAATAATAAACAGCTTCTGCTATTAGTAATGAGTGTATTAAAAAAGAATATGGATTTAATAAACTATCTATCGGATAAAAGATGATTGTCGTTAACAGGGCTTGGATACAGAAGAAGAGTGTTTGCAGGATTGGTTTCTCCCTGAATAGAGGAAGAAAAAAGAAAATAAGCAGAAATAAACTTGTCCCCAGCAGTTGCCATTCATTAATACGTGTTGGAATTTCAAAAAAAGCTACTGTCCAAACTGTACAATTAATTGCCAACCAAATAAGATACATTTTCTTCATTTTAATTTACAAGCTCCTCTGAAAAAACATAGGAAGTAATATCCATTTTTTCTTTAAGTATACAACGAATGATAGGTTATGACTTAATTTAAAATAAAAAAAGGAGGTTTTTTAAAAAAGTCCTCCCAATGATTAGATTGTATTTCCTTTTTTCTTAACTTCAGCATCCAACCCAGCTCCAATTGCGATTCCAAGACACATGCCGATCGGTATTCCTAATGCGATATTCTCGAAAATCGTTAAGCCAAACACGACACCCAAACTTATTCCAATAGACATGTAGATTGACATATAATATCCCTCAGGCAGCAATTTATGTTGTTTCTGAAGATGGGAATAAATTTGATGAATAATTTGAGTATGTTGTTTAAGATCAAATTTGTCTATTTGATCTTTCTTCTTATTTAATTGTATTATATGATCTTTAAATTCTTTTAGCTGCTGCTCACAATCCTGACAATCTTTTGATAAAGAAGCTAGCTTATCTGCAAGTCGTTCACATTTATTTAAATCAAGCTTTGCACTGATTTTTTTGTTGTTTGTAGCTTTTAGTTCGTTTATCATCGTGTTTATGTGATCAATATGTTCGTTCATGAAATAGACCTCCTAATGAGAAGACGTTCTACTTTTACATACGATTACACATTGAAAAAGTTTCAATATCTTAGTTTTTTTCATTAAAAAGCCCAGCATATCGATATGCTGAGCTTTTACATCATTCACAAAGAACTAGTTAATTTACTTCATTCAAAGCAACCGGTTTTCCCGCTTCAACCAGCACTTTGTTTTGGCTCATGAAGATCGTTAGAATAATCATGAATACTCCTGTACCAATCAGGAGCCATTCAATTTTGATAAAATCGGCAATCGGACCAAAGATAAGCATTCCGATTGGCATCATTGAAGTTGACACCATCCCCATGACACCAAAAACTCTTCCAAGATAATCTTCTTCAATTTTTTCCTGTAATAATACGGTTGTTGGTGTATTAAAGATTGGCATGGCTACCCCAAATAATGCCATGAACATTAAATAGATCCAAAAAATTGGCGCTATACCAAGTGCGAATGTACATATCCCCATAATTAGACTCGATAACGCCATTGTTTTCACTTTATTTGGGAAGCCGCCCCATGAAGCAATTACACCTCCGCCGATCATCATTCCAATGGAAAAGGCTATTTCAATTGCCGTTAATCTCCATACATCATCACCAAACGTACGTGTAACCTGTAATGGAGTTAAGAATGCTGCAGGTGCCATTAAGACAAAGAAAACAGCAAAATATAGAAAAAACGTTTTAAGAAATGCATGGTTATTCACATACTGTAAGCCTTGTTTAAAATCACTAAAGTAGCTTGTTGTATGTTTTTCTGCTGCTTTCTCATGGGTAGAGATTTTTAAAAAGGCTAGAAGTGTAACAATCGCGATTACTGCTGTAATGACATCAATGAAAAAGATGATTTCTATTGACGTCGTTGCCAAAAGTGCTGCACTTACCATTGGCGAAACAAACATGATGATCGCTTGGATACTTCCGTTCGCTCCGTTTACTTTTGTTAATTTATCCTTCGGAACAATTTGCGGAAGGATTGCTCCAACTGCAGGTGTTTGAATCCCTGTTCCAAAAGCACGAATTGCGGCCATGACAAAAAGTAACCATGTTGCATCATATCCCATTAAAAAGAGAATGGCCAAAATAAGTGTAGCTGTTGCAATGAGTCCATCTGCTACCATAATAAGCATTTTGCGGTTATACCTATCTGCCCAAACACCTGCAACTGGAGACAATAGAAATGTAGGTATAAACCCGCAAATGATATACAATGTCATCATTAAACCTGATTCTGTTTCCAACGTGATGTACCACATAATCGCATACTGCACCAAAGAAGATCCAAACAATGATACTGTCTGACTGCTTAAAAAGAGAATAATATTCTTTAGCCAATTTTCTTTGAGATTGTTATTTACTGTACTCATGTTTTAACAACTCTTTTCTATGAAATTTTTAGTTTTAGATTCACTTCACCCACATCCATCAACATTGAACCGTTCTATTGATAGTTATTTTTAAGCAACAAAAAAAGAGGGAATCTGCATCCCCTCTTTTTTTAATAACCGTTAAATAAAGGTTTCCTTAAAAATAGACAGACCAATCCCGTAGCTCTGAACATAGGCAGAGCTTACAAACGTATTCAATTAACGATTGCAGTGTAGGAATCTTAATCTCATTGATGCTGTCAAAAGGAAAACCTCCATTTCATCCATATTAATTTCAATCATAGCAAAAGAGCCCCTGTCAATCAATAGGTTTTTAATCCTATCCCGCATCAATCATTTTAGAGTAACTGAGAAGAGGAAATCTTGGGGATAAACAAATGTTAGGATGAACAGGATAAAGATAAGGAAAAAGACTACGGAAGGGAGAAAAACTTTATTGGTACTTGTTTTATTTATTATATGTGCAACCTTTCTCTTAGGGATCAATAGTCAAAATACCTTTTTACCAGCGGAAATTGTTTTAAATGGAATGATTAATGCTTTAATTAATGTAGAATTTATTCTCATCACCATTTCAAACTTAAAAGTGATAAATGCATCAAATGATAAACTATCAGCTATTACAGTCATTATAGGTCAAGTATACTTAATTCCAATGATAACAATTTGTTTTCTATCAATTTTTATAAAGGCAACTTCGATTTCAAAAAAAATAATAATCTTTTCTATCTCATTAGTACTTCATACGACATTTATTTATCTATATGAATACCTAGGATTAATAAATATTAAAAATTTACCATATTATTTTTCAGTTTTTTATTGGTGTGCTGTTTTATTGGTCAACTTATTCATTTTTTTCAAATATAGAAAATTACTGGCGAGGGCAGGAATGTTAAATGGGTATATTAACAATGCCAATAAGTTTTGATCAAAATGAAATTTTTGTCTCGATAATTGCAGGTGGTTTAATTCTCATTTTTATCTTATTACCAAAACGATTTCCCATTCATTTACTAATACTTTTTTTGTTAATTAATTCATTTATAGGTCGTACTGTGGATACTACTCTCGCTATTCCACCTTTTGATATTTATGATAGCTTTGATGCGAATAAACATGAATTATTCGATGAAATTACGTATTCTATCGTCTATTCGATTTATGGATATTTATTCTATTATTTCTATGATAAATTTCATTCGATTCCATCGTGGGTTAATGTTCTTGCTTGGACCCTATTAAGCACGATATCTGAGAGAACATCCGTTTATTTTAATGTTTTTCAGTATCAAAATTGGCATTTATTTTACTCATTTTTAGTATATATTTTAGTGTATATATTACATGTTATATTTTATAGATTGATGACAAAACAGTTGAACTATTCATCTGAACGAGTAAAATCTGTTCAACGATAAAGATTAGTGTGAATGTTGTTATCGAAAATTCTACTATCTATTGTATACTTAAAAAAGTGCATCAATCTTGTTAGGATTAATGCACTCGATACTATCTTATATTCTAACTATTGTTTGCACTCCATTTTATCTGTCCTTCATCCCAGTATAAATATGAACGGCATCTCTCAAAAACTCAGCTGTACCAGGTTTTTCTTTATCATAGTAGATTGTAAATCGTTCATCATCCACATACATTTGAGCAAGACCTGCGTGGGCCTCTTTATTGTAGGATGGCCAGTGGAACATTAACCATTTCTTGTGCAACTCTGCAGCCTTTTGAGCTAATTCACCCGCAGGATCCCCCGATTTCATTGCATTGCTTAACATTTCTCTCATTTCACTTTCGATTCTAACTGATTCTTCGTAATCCTCTTGAGACATATTCATGAACTTTTCATTCGATTGCTTAACTGTTTCTTCCCCGTATTTTTCACGGATCTCATTTCCGTATTTATCTTCATTTTCTTTTAAAGCTTTCTGTTTAAAGCCTTCAAATTTCTCTTTATCCGTCATCTTCATTCTCCCTTCAGATTGTGCGATTGTTTTTTCGACATTTGCAATTAGTTGGTCTAATTGGCTTCGTTTATCAAGGAGTTGCTCCCGATGCTCATGTAATGCTTTGGAAAAGTCAAATGCAGGATCGTTCACAATATCTTTTATTTGGGTGAGTTGCAGACCTAGCTCGCGGTAAAAGAGAATTTGCTGCATGAGATTTACTTCATGTTGTCCATAGATTCTGTATCCTGATGAGTTGATTCTTGCCGGCTTAAGAATTCCAAGCTCATCATAATATCGTAACGTTCTCGTACTGACACCCGATAATTCAGCTAGTTTCTGTATCGTGTATTCCATCTTGATTCCCTCCCTGACAATTTCACTTTACACCTTGACGCAACGTTAAGGTCAACACCTGAATGGAATTTTTTTATTCGCGTTAAAATCGTGAAGGGCTGGTGAACTCGATATCAATCTGTTGAATGTGTAGACCAATTTTTAATAAAATCTTCTTTTAACAATGAATACATATATAAATCATCAAATTTCCCACATGTAAACTCATAATTCCTTAATAGACCTTCTCTAATAAAACCTCGGCTTTCTGCTAATTTTTGTGATGATATATTCGGGGTTTCAATTAATGCTTGTATTCTTCTTATGTTTAAATGTTCAAATCCATATGTAATAATTGCAGTAAATGCTTCACTGGCAATGCCTTGTCCCCAGTACTCCTTACTTAATTCAATACCAATATCACAACGAAAATGTTCAGAAACGATATTCAGAAAACCGCAGCTTCCGATCATCTTTTCTTGCCCTTTTATAGTTATCCCCCATCTTATGCCTGTTTTCTTTTCAAATATTGATTGATACCATGAGATTTCATTTAGCGCATCATTTATTGAATTAAATGGCTCTAATCCATAATATTTCATTACTTCTTGATCAGATAAATACTTTAGAATATCATTTGCATCTGCTGTTGTTATTTGTCTTAATCTTAAACGTTTTGTTTCAAGGACAGGAAATTTGTTTTGTTCAGTCATATTTACATCCCCTAATGTGGTTTTTAGAATATTATTCAAAGATTATCTCATTTTCTATCTGTTTGATATTAAAATTATAGCTTGTTTTTCTATGACTATATACATTCTCTACGTTAATAACCTTGGTTTTTCACATAAACGAATAGTGGGAAAATAAGATGTTTATTTTCGCCCTCTCACAATACCGTACGTACCGATTACGTATGCGGCGCTTCAATTTTACTGTGTGAACTTTGTTGTCCATAAATTCTTATCCTGATGAGTTAATTCTTGCCGGCTTAAGAATCCAAGCTCATCATAAATTTAATGCTATTGAAAAAGTACCATAAAA carries:
- a CDS encoding ABC transporter permease, with the translated sequence MNSVVWAQFTKDKRNPIFILLFIAGSILATLVFAGGIYSPTKVAIFSEEKNASEIEKKWEELLNVDDSFQFVVVEPNEAREDVRDGKLDVAVKLMETDYRLVATSELPTVSYVQQHVDKVFQQEAQFSAIVQSKGNGNVREELERYLNEAPFQMETQGLESEKVPNYNMSTQLLFAFTFLISMFILGLKVNNVTHDKVSGIWNRMILSPISKTKMYSGYIFYSFLITLFQVVVVLLVFKYLMKYELGDQLWLIILIAAFFIFSMISIAMLITGFVKTPEQFYAIYPSVIPLIPIVSGAYMMPGTITNSGLLFIADLFPMAHAMDAIMLVIFYDAGFQDVIMSLLFMLLIGVVAMGVGINLIERRIR
- a CDS encoding ABC transporter permease encodes the protein MLSFIKKDLLIFWRDRKEIITVLVLPIILVLVLNFAFAGLFGFNDDAKMDLQLAVVNQDNDTETMTQLKERLLKEASLNEEQTMEIMGQVTLIKPISMLEDYLQSDDLKEWVTVYEMKETEAVAKVKEGELDGILIIPDGFTADSLYSAIMEEPPTTLLKYKVEMETNDTNAISQIIQGFMDQMNYQFALQKMGGASQEEVILPEGGIEKIGAGESFTLTQYFPIAIGALFSLFLASTVATKTGEEIRQRVFHRILLTNSHPFHFLIGKVVSTFCLAWLQTMFVFISSHFILDVFPGRTISFWLGTIGIVTLLSLAISGLSAVFTSISLRVPDIDAANGIFMIVIILFGIIGGSFVPVYLLPDWLQQIGEWTPNGLSLAIMTQWVQFEEFSTIIIPCMILVVFFIVMTVIGLVLYPKKGEA
- a CDS encoding ABC transporter ATP-binding protein gives rise to the protein MLETINLVKTFKGKTAVQEVNLYLDQGESVGLLGPNGAGKSTTISMISSLIKPTSGEIKLNGVNLVEKPSEIRNILGVVPQELALYQELSAYENLKFFGSIYKIKGKELEKSIQNALDIVGLKERQKDLVKTFSGGMKRRVNIAAALLHQPKILILDEPTVGIDPQSRNHILEMVRHLNKKDGTTILYTSHYMEEVEQLCDRLYVMDHGEIIASGTKAELLSILSTEDTLKVELSKMDEAFVEHVKTIEGVRKVEASNVQMKVIVKKGSHLISELVHLADQHHIQIVNFHTETPSLEDVFLHLTGRTLRD
- a CDS encoding response regulator transcription factor, with amino-acid sequence MIKVLLAEDQVMVRQGLKAMIETDDEIKVTGETDNGKEAINLCEKQGFDVAILDIRMPVMDGIESAKILRSRFPLMKILILTTFDDQEYVMEALKLGVSGYMLKNGDTESLIRSIKSALNGGLSLEDKVAAKVMPVLLQKQVEKSIDPRLTPRERAILASIGEGLNNKEVAERLGLSVGTVKNQTSMILEKLELRDRTQLAIYAIRNRLV
- a CDS encoding sensor histidine kinase is translated as MKKMYLIWLAINCTVWTVAFFEIPTRINEWQLLGTSLFLLIFFFLPLFREKPILQTLFFCIQALLTTIIFYPIDSLLNPYSFLIHSLLIAEAVYYLPRLKGFLVVVVQTGCLTSLVLQSNLTVPHITWYTFFYFLLISALFHYHGVHKREKETRQKNDALLDEYRKMKRQLVMAEEQTRQDERMLIGHEIHDSVGHKLTALIMQFEVFRIQADEKDQEKIATLKQLAEQSLEETRSAVKSFKQPEVGGLQGVIRLIRKLEMENFMKINFSVKHGAFAVPLTGEQSFAIYRAVQEALTNIMKHSSAREAHVSFESPGGSIFRFEVFNEAPSHSTFHEGYGLKAMRDRLEKVGGSLEIDQNERHFIVRGSIRLIERRVSYD
- a CDS encoding MFS transporter; this encodes MSTVNNNLKENWLKNIILFLSSQTVSLFGSSLVQYAIMWYITLETESGLMMTLYIICGFIPTFLLSPVAGVWADRYNRKMLIMVADGLIATATLILAILFLMGYDATWLLFVMAAIRAFGTGIQTPAVGAILPQIVPKDKLTKVNGANGSIQAIIMFVSPMVSAALLATTSIEIIFFIDVITAVIAIVTLLAFLKISTHEKAAEKHTTSYFSDFKQGLQYVNNHAFLKTFFLYFAVFFVLMAPAAFLTPLQVTRTFGDDVWRLTAIEIAFSIGMMIGGGVIASWGGFPNKVKTMALSSLIMGICTFALGIAPIFWIYLMFMALFGVAMPIFNTPTTVLLQEKIEEDYLGRVFGVMGMVSTSMMPIGMLIFGPIADFIKIEWLLIGTGVFMIILTIFMSQNKVLVEAGKPVALNEVN
- a CDS encoding MerR family transcriptional regulator translates to MEYTIQKLAELSGVSTRTLRYYDELGILKPARINSSGYRIYGQHEVNLMQQILFYRELGLQLTQIKDIVNDPAFDFSKALHEHREQLLDKRSQLDQLIANVEKTIAQSEGRMKMTDKEKFEGFKQKALKENEDKYGNEIREKYGEETVKQSNEKFMNMSQEDYEESVRIESEMREMLSNAMKSGDPAGELAQKAAELHKKWLMFHWPSYNKEAHAGLAQMYVDDERFTIYYDKEKPGTAEFLRDAVHIYTGMKDR
- a CDS encoding GNAT family N-acetyltransferase, with the translated sequence MTEQNKFPVLETKRLRLRQITTADANDILKYLSDQEVMKYYGLEPFNSINDALNEISWYQSIFEKKTGIRWGITIKGQEKMIGSCGFLNIVSEHFRCDIGIELSKEYWGQGIASEAFTAIITYGFEHLNIRRIQALIETPNISSQKLAESRGFIREGLLRNYEFTCGKFDDLYMYSLLKEDFIKNWSTHSTD